In Paeniglutamicibacter kerguelensis, one genomic interval encodes:
- a CDS encoding MFS transporter, whose product MAPRALRPFAHRDYRILLIAMAISVFAHGMWAVAMVYQVKHLGGGPAQLSLVATATSIGLLGFVLIGGITADRVSCRKIIITVEALSLLVMSTVAVLASTGAIQLWHLAAAGFVQGAGAAFFFPAYSALLPRILPADDLLAANGMEGMFRPVLQQAAGPAIAGVLVASFSPPMAIVGIAACHLVAFIVLNALGHHKAYDEHLEPGQKRPSALADLREAVGYTLGTPWLLWTLLFAVISVLSFIGPIEVLLPFVVDDQLGGDARTFGFMLAAFGIGSAIGSLVTASFPLPRRYLTFMIMFWGFGTLPLAFIGLTTTPWQLAALLVVVGITGGLGQVIWGTLLQRRVPQHMLGRVSSLDFFVSLALMPVSMALAGPLASIIPIWAIFVIAGVASPVIGIVAWLAGKMYRDEIEHPLDRAVGPRETAPAEDRG is encoded by the coding sequence ATGGCCCCGCGCGCCCTTAGACCCTTCGCCCACCGCGACTACCGCATCCTGCTGATCGCCATGGCGATCAGCGTCTTCGCCCACGGAATGTGGGCCGTGGCCATGGTCTATCAGGTCAAGCACCTGGGCGGCGGGCCCGCACAGCTCTCCCTGGTCGCCACGGCGACCTCGATCGGCCTGCTGGGATTCGTGCTCATCGGCGGAATCACCGCGGACCGTGTCAGCTGCCGGAAAATCATCATCACCGTTGAAGCGCTTTCGCTTCTGGTCATGAGCACCGTGGCGGTCCTTGCCTCGACGGGCGCCATCCAGCTCTGGCATCTGGCGGCGGCCGGATTCGTCCAGGGCGCGGGAGCCGCGTTCTTCTTCCCGGCCTATTCGGCGCTGCTCCCCCGTATCCTGCCTGCCGACGACCTGCTGGCGGCCAACGGCATGGAGGGAATGTTCCGTCCGGTGCTGCAGCAGGCCGCGGGGCCCGCCATTGCCGGGGTGCTTGTCGCTTCGTTCAGCCCGCCCATGGCAATCGTCGGAATCGCGGCCTGCCACCTGGTGGCGTTCATCGTGCTCAATGCCCTGGGCCACCACAAGGCCTACGACGAGCACCTGGAACCCGGCCAGAAACGACCGAGCGCGCTGGCCGACCTGCGTGAGGCCGTCGGCTACACCCTGGGCACGCCGTGGCTGTTGTGGACGCTGCTCTTTGCCGTCATTTCGGTGCTCAGCTTCATTGGCCCCATCGAGGTGCTGCTGCCGTTCGTGGTCGACGACCAACTGGGCGGGGATGCGCGGACCTTTGGCTTCATGCTCGCGGCCTTCGGCATCGGCAGCGCCATTGGTTCGCTGGTGACGGCGTCCTTCCCGCTACCGCGACGCTACCTCACGTTCATGATCATGTTCTGGGGTTTCGGCACGTTGCCGCTGGCGTTCATCGGCCTGACAACCACGCCTTGGCAGCTGGCGGCGCTTCTCGTGGTTGTGGGAATCACCGGCGGCCTGGGACAGGTCATCTGGGGAACGCTCCTGCAGCGCCGGGTGCCCCAGCACATGCTCGGCCGGGTTTCCTCGCTGGACTTCTTTGTCTCACTGGCATTGATGCCCGTGTCCATGGCATTGGCCGGACCGCTGGCGTCGATCATCCCGATCTGGGCCATCTTTGTGATTGCCGGCGTCGCCTCCCCGGTCATCGGGATCGTGGCCTGGCTGGCCGGAAAGATGTACCGCGACGAGATCGAGCATCCGCTGGATCGCGCGGTCGGGCCGCGGGAAACGGCCCCGGCCGAGGACCGCGGATAA
- a CDS encoding VOC family protein: MSISFDHMTIAAKDREASAQFFIELAEAHSVEASGPFATVQLDDGVMLQFAESSVDFPPQHYAFLVDDELLDRILARITDRGLEHWADPQLTQPGQTNDEGGGRGVYLMDPAGHYVEFTTRPNR; encoded by the coding sequence ATGAGCATTTCCTTCGACCACATGACCATTGCCGCCAAGGACCGTGAGGCCTCGGCACAATTCTTCATAGAGCTTGCCGAAGCCCACAGTGTCGAAGCCTCGGGGCCGTTCGCCACTGTCCAGCTGGACGACGGGGTCATGCTTCAATTCGCCGAGTCGTCCGTCGATTTCCCGCCGCAGCACTACGCCTTTCTGGTTGATGATGAGCTCTTGGACCGCATCCTTGCGCGCATCACGGATCGAGGGCTCGAGCATTGGGCGGACCCGCAGCTCACGCAACCGGGTCAAACCAACGACGAGGGCGGAGGCCGCGGCGTGTATCTGATGGACCCGGCGGGGCACTACGTCGAGTTCACTACCCGTCCCAACCGCTGA
- a CDS encoding metallophosphoesterase family protein, with the protein MNPSSSVPRRGILVGGTAAAVTGILAAGAQAATANTASTATKKHESSVSASLKFGKDGKFKIVQFNDTQDGPLTDRRTLELMDKVIETEKPDFVLINGDVIDGQPKTATEVKQAINNVVQPMESRKVKWALTFGNHDEDSLSNGTNMTEAKMLDFIRGYKYNVNTREDEIFGSSNSQLLISGSRGNKPKFGIWLLDSGRYAASQIGGQDFKGLKNYDWIRPEQVQWYREASKATECRHGKVPSLMFFHIPLWEHHHMWYGSQFTSNEADHAAAVKKHSIVGEKNEAVYSGAFNSGLFTALLERGDVRGAYCGHDHINSYMGNYFGIELGYGPGTGFGPYGKNGADKHQLRGARVFELDENAEAIYTATRTVFAKDFGIDMNAARQPLDKPLPLPKH; encoded by the coding sequence GTGAATCCCTCATCTTCGGTCCCCCGCCGCGGAATCCTTGTCGGCGGCACGGCAGCGGCCGTGACCGGCATCCTGGCTGCAGGCGCGCAAGCGGCAACTGCCAATACCGCCAGTACCGCCACCAAGAAGCATGAATCGTCGGTGAGCGCCTCACTGAAGTTCGGCAAGGACGGCAAGTTCAAGATCGTGCAGTTCAACGACACCCAGGACGGGCCGCTGACCGATCGGCGCACCCTGGAATTGATGGACAAGGTCATTGAAACCGAAAAACCCGACTTCGTGCTGATCAACGGCGACGTCATCGACGGCCAGCCGAAGACTGCCACCGAGGTCAAGCAGGCCATCAACAATGTGGTCCAGCCAATGGAATCGCGCAAGGTCAAGTGGGCGCTGACCTTCGGCAACCACGACGAGGATTCCCTCTCCAACGGCACCAACATGACCGAGGCGAAGATGCTCGACTTCATCCGCGGCTACAAATACAACGTGAACACCCGCGAGGATGAGATCTTCGGTTCCTCCAACTCGCAACTGCTGATCTCTGGTTCACGCGGCAACAAGCCGAAGTTTGGCATCTGGCTGCTTGATTCGGGTCGCTACGCCGCAAGCCAGATCGGCGGCCAGGACTTCAAGGGCCTGAAGAACTACGACTGGATCCGCCCGGAACAGGTCCAGTGGTACCGCGAGGCCTCCAAGGCCACCGAATGCCGCCACGGCAAGGTGCCCTCGCTCATGTTCTTCCACATCCCCCTCTGGGAGCACCACCACATGTGGTACGGCTCCCAGTTCACCTCCAACGAGGCCGACCACGCCGCCGCGGTGAAGAAGCACAGCATCGTCGGCGAAAAGAACGAGGCCGTCTATAGCGGCGCCTTCAACTCCGGCCTGTTCACCGCCCTGCTGGAGCGCGGGGACGTGCGCGGAGCGTACTGCGGACACGACCACATCAACTCATACATGGGCAACTACTTCGGGATCGAGCTGGGCTACGGCCCGGGCACCGGGTTTGGACCGTACGGCAAGAACGGTGCCGACAAGCACCAGTTACGCGGCGCACGCGTCTTTGAACTCGACGAAAACGCCGAGGCCATCTACACGGCCACGCGGACCGTCTTCGCCAAGGATTTCGGCATCGACATGAACGCCGCACGCCAGCCGCTGGACAAGCCGCTGCCGCTGCCCAAGCACTAG
- a CDS encoding glycoside hydrolase family 15 protein, translated as MSTPIEDYALLSDQRTAALVSRNGSVDWLCFPRFDSSSVFAALVGTKDHGRWLLAPRDGHVIGRNYLNSSFVLRTLWGSETGQVLVTDFMPVGNGRSSVIRRVEGLSGSMVMEHELIMRYDYGKVLPWVRRSFDTVQGTESLIAVAGPHAAVLYATRLPKAHEHSHRDEFVVNAGDIFDFEFACHPSHEPMPDASDVGMSMTRTAKQWHDWASDITPHGDYEPVVRRSLLVLKALTHEETGGIVAAPTTSLPEFLGGERNWDYRFCWLRDAALTLQVMMTHGYGNEALQWRDWLLRAIAGDHHQLQIMYGLDGKRELSERVLHHLPGYAGSVPVRVGNGAVSQYQGDVIGEVMVALEELRTLGGHEDHFSWPLQRALIDYVLDNLTRKDRGLWEMRGDPHYFTHSRVMMWAALDSGVRAVKLHGLAGEVEAWADARDKLREEILSRGFNAELDCFTQTYDGTEVDASLLVLAQVGFVDHKDPRMLGTVKRIEEDLVDGHGFIRRYRTEVGTDGLPPGESAFLVCSCWLVEQYAHSGRLADARGLMDRLAGVVNDLGLVSEEYDPATGHMAGNFPQALSHLGLIRAADAIEEAAGNRPAHPRRAYT; from the coding sequence ATGAGTACGCCCATCGAAGACTATGCATTGTTGTCTGACCAGCGAACCGCGGCGCTGGTGTCGCGGAACGGTTCGGTCGACTGGTTGTGTTTTCCGCGTTTCGACTCCAGCAGCGTGTTTGCCGCGCTGGTGGGAACCAAGGACCACGGGCGCTGGCTGCTGGCGCCGCGCGACGGGCACGTCATTGGCCGGAACTACCTCAACTCGTCCTTTGTCTTGCGCACCCTGTGGGGCAGCGAAACGGGGCAGGTGCTTGTCACCGACTTCATGCCGGTGGGCAACGGCCGCTCCAGCGTGATCCGGCGGGTGGAGGGCCTGAGCGGTTCCATGGTGATGGAGCACGAGCTGATCATGCGTTACGACTACGGCAAGGTCCTGCCCTGGGTCCGGCGCAGCTTTGACACGGTGCAGGGCACGGAATCGCTGATTGCCGTGGCCGGTCCGCACGCGGCCGTGCTGTATGCCACCCGGCTGCCCAAGGCCCACGAGCATTCGCACCGCGACGAGTTTGTGGTGAACGCCGGGGACATTTTCGATTTCGAGTTCGCCTGCCATCCCAGCCACGAACCGATGCCCGACGCCAGCGACGTGGGCATGAGCATGACCCGAACCGCGAAACAGTGGCACGACTGGGCGAGCGACATCACCCCGCACGGCGACTACGAACCCGTTGTCAGGCGTTCGCTGCTGGTGCTCAAGGCGCTGACCCACGAGGAGACCGGCGGCATCGTCGCGGCCCCCACCACCTCCCTCCCGGAGTTCCTGGGCGGGGAGCGGAACTGGGACTATCGGTTCTGTTGGTTGCGCGATGCGGCGCTGACCCTGCAGGTCATGATGACGCACGGCTACGGCAACGAGGCCCTGCAATGGCGTGATTGGTTGCTACGCGCCATTGCAGGGGACCACCACCAGCTGCAAATCATGTACGGGCTCGACGGCAAGCGCGAACTTTCCGAGCGCGTCCTGCACCACCTGCCCGGATACGCGGGATCCGTCCCGGTACGCGTCGGCAACGGGGCCGTGAGCCAATACCAGGGCGACGTGATCGGCGAGGTCATGGTGGCACTTGAGGAGTTGCGCACCCTGGGTGGACACGAGGACCATTTCTCCTGGCCGCTGCAAAGGGCGCTGATCGACTACGTGCTGGACAACCTGACGCGCAAGGACCGAGGCCTGTGGGAAATGCGCGGGGACCCGCACTACTTCACGCATTCGCGGGTCATGATGTGGGCCGCCCTGGACAGCGGAGTGCGGGCCGTGAAACTTCACGGGCTGGCCGGCGAAGTCGAGGCCTGGGCCGATGCCCGCGACAAGCTCAGGGAGGAGATCCTCTCCCGGGGATTCAACGCGGAGCTGGATTGCTTCACGCAAACCTATGACGGCACCGAGGTCGACGCGTCCCTGTTGGTGTTGGCGCAGGTCGGGTTCGTCGACCACAAGGATCCCCGGATGCTTGGCACCGTGAAGCGCATCGAGGAGGACCTGGTCGACGGGCACGGGTTCATCAGGCGCTACCGGACCGAGGTCGGTACCGACGGGCTGCCGCCCGGGGAGTCCGCCTTCCTGGTGTGTTCCTGCTGGCTCGTCGAGCAATATGCCCACTCCGGGCGGTTGGCCGACGCCCGCGGGCTCATGGACAGGCTTGCGGGCGTGGTGAACGACCTGGGCCTGGTCTCGGAGGAATACGACCCCGCCACCGGGCACATGGCGGGCAATTTCCCGCAGGCGCTTTCCCACCTGGGGTTGATTCGCGCCGCCGACGCCATCGAGGAGGCGGCGGGCAACCGCCCGGCGCATCCGCGCCGGGCCTACACGTAG
- a CDS encoding sensor histidine kinase, translating into MMKPPAMRQRFLPGEFPPPEWERPMPSTEQLRRDVWVTLLVMACSLLGMEMTLSFAPAEDAPDRAMSYLAMCALIAPLAVRRRFPISSMLLLSALFIGFGTWLPQVMIQLAPQIAYFVGLYSAVTWARDRRALRLALGGVILVMFLWLVISITNAKLVFGSELDLPMAIDTSGFIDPVVAYAGYNFLVNLFYFGGAIFLGPSSWRSAWQHEVVIAQAEKLREQSIELARRAVIDERLRIARELHDVVAHHISAVGVQAAAARMVQPRDPQRAAELMRGIEDSARQAVGETRSLLRVLRHEEQDDTDSPGTDAHRSPEPGLTDIPALVEQSARAGVRVQLITVEHREGFLDSVGAGLGLALYRIAAESLANVREHSTARSAVLSLRSGVDGTGEWAEVEVTDDGSPRPGTGGSGFGLRGIRERAELHHGLVDIGPRSPAGWRSRARLRVPGTTPLSPIITEATA; encoded by the coding sequence ATGATGAAACCACCGGCCATGCGCCAGCGCTTCCTTCCGGGCGAATTCCCTCCGCCGGAATGGGAACGGCCCATGCCGAGCACGGAACAGCTGCGCCGCGACGTGTGGGTGACGCTGCTGGTCATGGCCTGCTCGCTGCTTGGCATGGAAATGACCCTCAGCTTTGCGCCGGCCGAGGACGCCCCCGACCGCGCGATGAGTTACCTGGCCATGTGTGCGCTGATTGCGCCGCTGGCGGTCCGCCGGCGCTTCCCCATCAGTTCCATGTTGTTGCTCTCGGCATTGTTCATCGGCTTCGGCACATGGCTGCCGCAGGTCATGATCCAGCTGGCCCCGCAGATTGCCTACTTCGTGGGGCTGTACTCGGCCGTCACGTGGGCGCGGGACCGGCGTGCGTTGCGTTTGGCGCTGGGCGGGGTCATTCTGGTGATGTTCCTGTGGCTGGTCATTTCGATCACCAATGCCAAGCTTGTGTTCGGTTCCGAGCTGGACCTGCCCATGGCGATCGACACCTCCGGGTTCATCGACCCGGTGGTTGCCTATGCTGGCTACAACTTCCTGGTCAACCTCTTCTACTTTGGCGGCGCCATCTTCCTGGGCCCCTCCTCGTGGCGCAGCGCCTGGCAGCATGAGGTGGTCATTGCCCAGGCCGAAAAGTTGCGCGAGCAGTCGATCGAGCTGGCCCGCCGGGCCGTCATCGACGAACGCCTGCGCATCGCCCGCGAACTGCATGACGTGGTGGCGCACCACATTTCGGCGGTCGGGGTGCAGGCTGCGGCCGCGCGCATGGTGCAGCCCCGGGATCCGCAGCGCGCCGCAGAGCTGATGCGCGGCATCGAGGACTCGGCACGCCAGGCCGTCGGGGAAACCCGGTCGCTGCTGCGCGTGCTGCGCCACGAGGAGCAGGACGACACCGATTCGCCCGGCACCGACGCGCACCGCTCCCCCGAACCCGGGCTCACCGACATCCCGGCGCTCGTCGAGCAATCCGCCCGGGCCGGGGTCCGCGTCCAGCTGATCACCGTCGAACACCGCGAGGGTTTCCTCGACTCGGTGGGCGCCGGGCTGGGCCTGGCCTTGTACCGCATTGCCGCCGAATCCCTGGCCAACGTGCGCGAACATTCGACGGCGCGCTCCGCGGTGCTGTCGCTGCGCAGCGGCGTCGACGGGACCGGCGAGTGGGCGGAGGTTGAGGTCACCGACGACGGCAGCCCGCGCCCGGGCACCGGCGGCAGCGGATTCGGGCTGCGCGGCATCCGCGAGCGCGCCGAACTGCACCACGGGCTCGTTGACATCGGGCCCCGCTCCCCCGCCGGGTGGCGATCACGCGCCCGCCTGCGCGTTCCCGGCACCACCCCGCTTTCACCCATCATTACGGAGGCCACAGCATGA
- a CDS encoding response regulator produces the protein MSKTRILICDDQPLIRSSLELILGTDENLEVVGTAADGEQAVAATRSLHPDVVLMDIQMPVLDGVAATARITAASAAKVVVLTTFDRDDYLFDAIDAGASGFLLKNTEPEMLLAAVHAAAGGQALLSPEVTLRIIRRGTGEDRYASAARPQLDPNDQRVLDALTARELEVLTRLASGLSNTEIAAVLSVSEATVKTHLSNILAKAGLRDRVQAVVFAYRARLIPLTEV, from the coding sequence ATGAGCAAGACCCGCATCCTGATCTGCGACGACCAGCCGTTGATCCGTTCCTCGCTGGAGCTGATCCTGGGCACCGACGAAAACCTCGAGGTCGTCGGCACCGCCGCCGACGGCGAGCAGGCCGTTGCGGCAACGCGGTCCCTGCACCCCGACGTGGTGCTGATGGACATCCAAATGCCGGTGCTCGACGGGGTGGCGGCCACGGCACGGATCACCGCGGCAAGCGCCGCGAAGGTCGTGGTGTTGACGACCTTCGACCGCGACGACTACCTCTTTGACGCGATCGATGCCGGGGCCAGCGGTTTCCTGCTCAAGAACACCGAGCCGGAAATGCTCCTGGCCGCCGTCCATGCCGCGGCCGGAGGGCAGGCGCTGCTCTCCCCCGAGGTCACGCTGCGCATCATCCGCCGAGGCACCGGCGAGGACCGGTACGCATCCGCCGCGCGCCCGCAGTTGGACCCGAATGACCAACGGGTCCTCGACGCGCTGACGGCCCGCGAACTCGAGGTGCTCACCAGGCTGGCCAGCGGCCTGTCCAACACGGAGATCGCAGCGGTCCTTTCGGTCTCCGAGGCGACGGTGAAAACGCACCTGTCAAACATCCTGGCCAAGGCCGGGCTGCGGGACCGGGTGCAGGCAGTCGTCTTTGCCTACCGCGCGCGGCTCATCCCTTTGACGGAGGTCTAG
- a CDS encoding ABC transporter ATP-binding protein, whose product MLEVRNLTRRFGERTVLHDVSFGVPANGMTGFVGANGAGKTTTMRIIMGVLKAHGGGVLFNGEPLVDADRARFGYMPEERGLYPKQQVLDQLQYLGQLHGMGRHDARTEALNLLDRFGIADRTKDKLESLSLGNQQRVQVAASLMHHPTALILDEPFSGLDPIAVDSMSSLLAERAATGVPILFSSHQLDLIDQLCDNLVVLAEGKIVASGSAGELRARARSTHVMVTPPDAGWLREMPEVNVLDVAGPRAVVEFADEESAQRILRAALDRGSVTEFAPQRPSLAEIYREVIR is encoded by the coding sequence GTGTTAGAGGTACGGAATCTTACGCGGCGCTTCGGGGAACGGACGGTGCTGCACGACGTCTCCTTCGGCGTCCCCGCCAACGGCATGACGGGATTCGTCGGGGCCAACGGCGCCGGCAAGACCACCACCATGCGCATCATCATGGGCGTGCTCAAGGCCCATGGCGGCGGGGTGCTTTTCAACGGCGAGCCGCTTGTCGACGCCGACCGGGCCCGCTTCGGCTACATGCCGGAGGAACGCGGGCTCTACCCCAAGCAGCAGGTCCTCGACCAGCTGCAATACCTGGGCCAACTGCACGGCATGGGCCGGCACGATGCCCGCACCGAGGCGCTGAACCTGCTGGACCGCTTCGGCATCGCCGACCGCACCAAGGACAAGCTCGAGTCCCTCTCGCTGGGCAACCAGCAACGCGTGCAGGTTGCCGCCTCGCTGATGCACCACCCCACCGCGCTCATCCTGGACGAACCGTTTTCCGGGCTCGACCCGATCGCCGTGGACTCGATGAGCTCGCTGCTGGCCGAACGCGCGGCCACGGGCGTGCCGATCCTTTTCTCCAGCCACCAACTGGATTTGATCGACCAGCTCTGCGACAACCTGGTGGTGCTGGCCGAAGGCAAGATCGTCGCCTCCGGTTCCGCCGGGGAGCTGCGCGCCCGCGCCAGGTCCACGCACGTGATGGTGACCCCGCCGGATGCCGGCTGGCTGCGCGAGATGCCCGAGGTGAACGTGCTCGATGTTGCCGGCCCCCGCGCCGTCGTCGAGTTCGCCGATGAAGAGTCAGCCCAGCGCATCCTGCGCGCGGCACTTGACCGCGGTAGCGTCACGGAGTTCGCACCGCAGCGCCCCTCGCTTGCGGAAATCTACCGGGAGGTCATCCGATGA
- a CDS encoding ABC transporter permease: protein MSSTTPATTRQGTPWLIVTLREVTVRLRDKSFIISTAITLALIVGSVVISGILADRTTEASVAFANNDQTAALVQAANELAVEQDQKIVLTPAPLGSEEQAMEALRAKNTDLVLTPTAGGYSLTGLTDVPASVEKLLADAAAEQALESNAQKLGVSVESLTAGSTVTSVLLEGDQERNSMATVMGFIFSFLFYMSALIFGMPIANSVVEEKQNRVVEILATAIPIRQLLTGKILGNLILAMGQLCLFVGIGLLALSMMPTEIPFISVVIAASGWFLAFFLAGFLILAAIWAALGSMASRTEDLQQSTGPVITVLVAVLFVGIYAKGTLLVVASYIPVISSVAMPIRLLSTNVPLWEPFVSLVIAVAGAWIMVLLSERIYRRAIMQTGSALSWRKALKLEE from the coding sequence ATGAGCAGCACAACACCGGCCACGACCAGGCAAGGCACCCCGTGGCTGATCGTGACGCTTCGCGAGGTCACCGTGAGGCTCCGCGACAAGTCCTTCATCATCTCCACGGCCATCACCCTCGCGTTGATTGTCGGTTCCGTGGTCATCTCCGGGATCCTGGCCGACCGCACCACGGAGGCCTCCGTGGCCTTCGCCAACAATGACCAAACTGCGGCGCTGGTCCAGGCGGCCAACGAGCTCGCCGTGGAACAAGACCAAAAGATCGTGTTGACGCCCGCCCCGCTCGGTTCCGAGGAACAGGCCATGGAGGCCCTGCGGGCCAAGAACACGGATCTGGTGCTCACGCCGACGGCCGGGGGCTACAGCCTCACAGGGTTGACGGATGTCCCCGCGTCGGTGGAGAAGTTGCTCGCCGATGCGGCAGCAGAGCAGGCCCTTGAGTCGAACGCCCAGAAGTTGGGTGTCTCCGTCGAGTCGCTGACCGCGGGGTCCACGGTCACCTCGGTGTTGCTGGAGGGCGACCAGGAACGCAACTCGATGGCAACGGTCATGGGGTTCATCTTCTCGTTCCTCTTCTACATGTCGGCGTTGATCTTCGGCATGCCGATCGCCAATTCCGTGGTGGAGGAAAAGCAGAATCGCGTGGTGGAAATCCTCGCTACCGCCATCCCGATCCGCCAGTTGCTCACCGGAAAGATCCTGGGCAACCTGATCCTGGCCATGGGCCAGCTCTGCCTTTTCGTGGGCATCGGATTGCTGGCGCTGAGCATGATGCCTACCGAGATCCCGTTCATTTCCGTGGTCATTGCAGCCTCCGGGTGGTTCCTTGCGTTCTTCCTGGCAGGCTTCCTGATCCTTGCCGCGATCTGGGCGGCGCTCGGCTCGATGGCTTCCCGCACTGAGGACCTGCAGCAGTCCACCGGTCCGGTGATCACCGTGCTGGTTGCCGTGTTGTTCGTGGGGATCTACGCCAAGGGCACCTTGCTGGTTGTCGCTTCCTACATACCGGTGATTTCCTCGGTTGCAATGCCTATCCGACTGCTGAGCACCAATGTTCCGCTGTGGGAGCCATTTGTCTCGCTGGTCATTGCGGTGGCTGGAGCTTGGATCATGGTGCTGCTTAGTGAGCGGATCTATCGCCGGGCGATCATGCAGACCGGGTCGGCGCTGTCATGGCGCAAGGCATTGAAGCTCGAAGAATAG